Proteins co-encoded in one Capsicum annuum cultivar UCD-10X-F1 chromosome 9, UCD10Xv1.1, whole genome shotgun sequence genomic window:
- the LOC107841589 gene encoding 1-aminocyclopropane-1-carboxylate oxidase homolog 3-like, translated as MKLGDTLFELLSEAIGLEPNHLKDMGCSEGLMALGHYYPVCPQPELTLGTHKNAENDFLIVLLQDNRGGPTLSVGGVRAPLISNDKFKSVDHRVLANKVGPRVSLACFFMTNFVSRQRRYGPIKDLVSEHNPPKYRETTIKEFTTYFNNKGLNGTYTLLHFRL; from the exons ATGAAATTAGGAGACACTCTATTTGAACTACTATCTGAGGCTATTGGTCTTGAACCAAACCACCTCAAGGATATGGGTTGTTCCGAGGGGCTTATGGCGTTAGGCCATTATTATCCAGTATGCCCACAACCCGAACTTACTCTAGGAACCCATAAGAATGCTGAAAATGACTTCCTCATCGTGCTTCTCCAAGACAACAGAGGCGGACCTACATTGAGTGTAGGGGGTGTACGTGCACCC CTTATTTCAAATGACAAGTTCAAAAGTGTTGATCATAGAGTATTGGCAAATAAGGTTGGTCCAAGGGTATCGTTAGCATGCTTCTTTATGACAAATTTTGTGTCAAGACAAAGGCGATATGGACCGATCAAGGACCTGGTATCAGAACACAATCCTCCAAAGTACAGGGAAACGACGATTAAGGAGTTCACAACTTATTTCAATAACAAAGGGCTAAATGGCACTTACACACTGTTGCATTTTAGACTTTAG